A DNA window from Hydractinia symbiolongicarpus strain clone_291-10 chromosome 6, HSymV2.1, whole genome shotgun sequence contains the following coding sequences:
- the LOC130647471 gene encoding ras-related GTP-binding protein C-like — translation MASYDDDENFGNSGSYSVVGSFPKEFGYSEDREDLNSHTDEQKPKILLMGLRRSGKSSILKVVFHKMSPNETLFLESTNKIVKDDISNSSFVQFRIWDFPGQIDFFGHDFDSDQIFSGCGSLVFVIDAQDDYMDALTKLHQTVTRAYKVNPNIKFEVFIHKVDGLTDDHKIETQRDIHQRATGELEDAGLENLQLSFYLTSIYDHSVFEAFSKVVQKLIVQLPTLENLLNILIQHSGIEKAFLFDVVSKIYIATDSAPVDMQSYELCCDMIDVVIDISCIYGMRDNGDANAYDTESASVIRLNNSTVCYLREVNRYLALVCILREENFCKHGLIDYNFHCFRQAIQEVFEIRQQSRDAASSRNGTVRSSSLKGEAVVV, via the exons ATGGCG tcCTACGATGATGATGAGAACTTTGGTAACAGTGGTAGTTACAGTGTGGTTGGTTCTTTTCCAAAAGAATTTGG TTATTCAGAAGATCGAGAAGACCTAAATAGTCATACAGATGAACAAAAACCAAAAATTCTCCTCATGGGATTACGCAG GAGTGGAAAATCATCGATattaaaagttgtttttcataaaaTGTCACCAAATGAAACATTGTTTCTTGAAAGCACCAATAAAATTGTCAAAGATGATATCTCAAATAGTTCTTTTGTTCAATTTAGG ATATGGGACTTTCCTGGACAAATAGATTTTTTCGGTCATGATTTTGACTCGGATCAAATTTTCAGTGGTTGTGGATCACTTGTGTTTGTGATTGATGCACAG gatGACTACATGGACGCACTCACTAAACTTCATCAAACGGTTACACGAGCATACAAA GTAAATCCTAATATAAAATTTGAAGTGTTTATTCACAAAGTGGATGGGTTGACAGATGATCACAAAATAG AAACACAGCGTGATATCCATCAAAGAGCAACAGGCGAATTGGAAGATGCGGGCTTAGAGAACCTACAACTGag tttttatctgACAAGTATTTATGATCATTCAGTATTTGAG GCTTTCAGCAAAGTTGTACAGAAATTAATCGTCCAATTACCAACTCTGGAAAacttattaaatattttgattCAG CATTCTGGAATTGAAAAAGCCTTCTTGTTTGATGTTGTCTCCAAAATATACATTGCAACGGATAG TGCACCAGTTGATATGCAGTCATATGAACTGTGTTGTGATATGATAGATGTTGTAATTGATATATCATGTATATATGG AATGCGAGACAACGGCGACGCCAATGCTTACGACACAGAATCAGCGTCTGTTATACGTTTAAATAATTCAACCGTGTGCTATCTTCGAGAAGTTAATAG ATATTTAGCATTGGTTTGCATCCTGAGAGAAGAAAACTTTTGCAAACATG GTTTAATCGATTATAATTTTCACTGTTTCCGACAAGCTATACAAGAA GTGTTCGAAATACGTCAGCAGTCACGTGACGCAGCCTCCTCAAGAAACGGCACTGTAAGGTCTTCTTCACTAAAAGGAGAAGCTGTTGTGGTGTAA
- the LOC130647478 gene encoding glyoxalase domain-containing protein 4-like has product MSTRRALHFVLKIGNRKKNIDFFKNILGMRVLRHEEFEKGCEAACNGPYDGKWSKTMIGYGDEKDHFVIELTYNYGIKHYAVGNDFLGLSINLDDIKSRISESNYPYVKQDDGAIELLSPDGYKFRVHPINSTGDPVSMVSLGVSNLQTSKEYWNNLLGMNLLSESSDMITMDYGNDQCKLRLVQSSEKIDHAEAFGRIAFACPGKELKPLEKKMNENLKTILTPYISLDTPGKATVEVVILADPDGHEICFVGEEGFSALSKVDPKGDDLLTKAIEADRSDEWFEKRKQREERMK; this is encoded by the exons ATGTCAACAAGAAGAGCattacattttgttttaaaaattggtAACAGAAAAAAGAATATAGACTTCTTTAAGAATATATTGGGCATGAGa GTGTTGCGTCATGAAGAATTTGAAAAGGGATGCGAAGCAGCGTGTAATGG ACCTTATGATGGCAAATGGAGCAAAACTATGATAGGGTATGGTGATGAGAAAGATCACTTTGTTATCGAGTTAACTTACAATTATGGAATCAAACATTACGCAGTGGGCAATGATTTTTTG GGTTTAAGTATCAATTTGGATGACATCAAATCACGAATATCGGAAAGTAATTATCCTTACGTAAAACAAGATGATGGAGCCATTGAGCTGTTATCACCTGATGGATACAAATTTAGGGTGCACCCAATCAACAGCACTGGTG ACCCTGTATCAATGGTGTCTCTTGGAGTATCAAATCTTCAAACATCGAAAG AATACTGGAATAATTTACTAGGCATGAATTTGCTAAGCGAATCATCAGATATGATCACAATGGATTATGGGAACGATCAG TGCAAGCTAAGACTGGTGCAATCGAGTGAAAAAATCGATCACGCGGAAGCATTTGGTCGTATCGCTTTTGCTTGTCCTGGTAAAGAGCTAAAACCGCTCGAAAAGAAGATGAATGAAAACTTGAAAACAATTCTAACACCATACATCAGTTTAGACACACCTGGTAAAGCCACCGTAGAAGTTGTTATTCTCGCTGACCCA GATGGACATGAAATTTGTTTTGTCGGCGAAGAAGGATTTTCTGCACTATCCAAAGTTGATCCAAAGGGTGACGATCTATTGACAAAG gCCATAGAAGCCGATAGAAGTGACGAATGGTTcgaaaaaagaaagcaaagagAGGAACGGATGAAATGA